Proteins encoded by one window of Camelus dromedarius isolate mCamDro1 chromosome 27, mCamDro1.pat, whole genome shotgun sequence:
- the CREB3L3 gene encoding cyclic AMP-responsive element-binding protein 3-like protein 3 isoform X1: MDGDLAAGKMTSSTSPTGPIDSLELLDLLFDRQDGILRHVELGEDWGHVDDQQVLPGPDSDDFLNSILGSGDSVPNSPTWSPAGSDSGISEDLPSDPQDTPPRGGVAATPVSCHTTESGKELCLSYHPGPLYPTRHPGPVAHGLEASVAIDLEAWSPGLHTEERAGPAGSPPRRSPTVKDLLLSGSGGATQHHLAAPHLLRPGTGHCQELVLTEDEKKLLAKEGITLPTQLPLTKYEERVLKKIRRKIRNKQSAQESRKKKKEYIDGLETRMSACTAQNQELQRKVLHLEKQNLSLLEQLKKLQAIVVQSTTKSAHTGTCIAVLLFSFALIVLPSISPFASNKAESPGDFTPVRVFSRTLHNDGASRVAPDAAPSSEAPGPWPEAGVLQEGSPGSPGGYWGSRDTPSVDNSTEDLDNSTLVQGTEMKELDRATLLDCAPPKPALSPGQVGLEAAGGEL, encoded by the exons ATGGATGGGGATTTAGCGGCTGGAAAG ATGACTTCCTCCACCAGTCCCACGGGCCCCATCGACAGCCTGGAGCTCTTGGATCTCCTGTTTGACAGGCAGGATGGCATCTTGAGACATGTAGAGCTGGGCGAGGACTGGGGCCACGTCGATGATCAG CAGGTCCTGCCAGGCCCGGACTCTGATGATTTCCTCAACTCCATTCTGGGTTCTGGAGATTCAGTGCCCAACTCCCCGACCTGGTCTCCTGCAGGCAGTGACAGTGGCATCTCAGAAGATCTGCCCTCTGACCCCCAAGACACCCCTCCACGTGGTGGGGTGGCTGCCACCCCAGTCAGCTGCCATACCACGGAGTCTGGCAAGGAGCTCTGCCTCTCCTACCATCCTGGGCCCCTCTACCCCACCAGGCACCCTGGGCCAGTAGCCCACGGGCTCGAGGCCTCCGTGGCCATAGACCTGG AAGCGTGGAGCCCAGGACTGCACACCGAGGAGCGGGCTGGGCCGGCCGGCTCACCCCCGCGCCGCAGCCCCACGGTGAAGGACCTCCTGCTCTCCGGCAGCGGCGGGGCCACG CAACATCACCTGGCAGCCCCCCACCTGTTGCGACCTGGGACCGGGCACTGCCAGGAGCTGGTGCTGACGGAGGATGAGAAGAAGCTGCTGGCCAAAGAAGGCATCACCCTGCCCACACAGCTGCCCCTCACCAAG TATGAGGAACGAGTGCTGAAAAAAATTCGCCGGAAAATCCGAAACAAACAGTCGGCCCAAGAAAGCcggaaaaagaagaaggaatatATTGACGGCCTGGAAACTCG GATGTCAGCCTGTACTGCCCAGAACCAGGAGCTTCAGAGGAAGGTCTTACATCTTGAGAAGCAGAACCT GTCCCTCTTGGAGCAGCTGAAGAAACTCCAGGCCATTGTGGTCCAGTCCACCACCAAGTCAGCTCACACAGGCACTTGCATAGCG GTCCTGCTCTTCTCTTTCGCCCTCATCGTCCTCCCCTCCATCAGCCCTTTCGCCTCCAACAAAGCTGAGAGCCCCGGAGACTTCACACCTGTGCGAG TTTTCTCCAGAACTTTGCACAACGACGGTGCATCTCGAGTGGCCCCAGATGCTGCACCAAGCTCCGAGGCCCCAGGACCCTGGCCCGAGGCTGGTGTACTTCAGGAAGGGTCTCCAGGCAGCCCCGGGGGGTACTGGGGATCCCGGGACACGCCGTCTGTGGACAACTCGACAGAGGATCTAGACAACTCTACCCTGGTCCAGGGCACTGAGATGAAGGAGCTGGATCGGGCCACCCTGCTGGACTGTGCTCCACCTAAGCCAGCACTCAGCCCGGGACAAGTGGGGCTGGAGGCGGCAGGTGGGGAGCTGTGA
- the CREB3L3 gene encoding cyclic AMP-responsive element-binding protein 3-like protein 3 isoform X2 → MDGDLAAGKMTSSTSPTGPIDSLELLDLLFDRQDGILRHVELGEDWGHVDDQVLPGPDSDDFLNSILGSGDSVPNSPTWSPAGSDSGISEDLPSDPQDTPPRGGVAATPVSCHTTESGKELCLSYHPGPLYPTRHPGPVAHGLEASVAIDLEAWSPGLHTEERAGPAGSPPRRSPTVKDLLLSGSGGATQHHLAAPHLLRPGTGHCQELVLTEDEKKLLAKEGITLPTQLPLTKYEERVLKKIRRKIRNKQSAQESRKKKKEYIDGLETRMSACTAQNQELQRKVLHLEKQNLSLLEQLKKLQAIVVQSTTKSAHTGTCIAVLLFSFALIVLPSISPFASNKAESPGDFTPVRVFSRTLHNDGASRVAPDAAPSSEAPGPWPEAGVLQEGSPGSPGGYWGSRDTPSVDNSTEDLDNSTLVQGTEMKELDRATLLDCAPPKPALSPGQVGLEAAGGEL, encoded by the exons ATGGATGGGGATTTAGCGGCTGGAAAG ATGACTTCCTCCACCAGTCCCACGGGCCCCATCGACAGCCTGGAGCTCTTGGATCTCCTGTTTGACAGGCAGGATGGCATCTTGAGACATGTAGAGCTGGGCGAGGACTGGGGCCACGTCGATGATCAG GTCCTGCCAGGCCCGGACTCTGATGATTTCCTCAACTCCATTCTGGGTTCTGGAGATTCAGTGCCCAACTCCCCGACCTGGTCTCCTGCAGGCAGTGACAGTGGCATCTCAGAAGATCTGCCCTCTGACCCCCAAGACACCCCTCCACGTGGTGGGGTGGCTGCCACCCCAGTCAGCTGCCATACCACGGAGTCTGGCAAGGAGCTCTGCCTCTCCTACCATCCTGGGCCCCTCTACCCCACCAGGCACCCTGGGCCAGTAGCCCACGGGCTCGAGGCCTCCGTGGCCATAGACCTGG AAGCGTGGAGCCCAGGACTGCACACCGAGGAGCGGGCTGGGCCGGCCGGCTCACCCCCGCGCCGCAGCCCCACGGTGAAGGACCTCCTGCTCTCCGGCAGCGGCGGGGCCACG CAACATCACCTGGCAGCCCCCCACCTGTTGCGACCTGGGACCGGGCACTGCCAGGAGCTGGTGCTGACGGAGGATGAGAAGAAGCTGCTGGCCAAAGAAGGCATCACCCTGCCCACACAGCTGCCCCTCACCAAG TATGAGGAACGAGTGCTGAAAAAAATTCGCCGGAAAATCCGAAACAAACAGTCGGCCCAAGAAAGCcggaaaaagaagaaggaatatATTGACGGCCTGGAAACTCG GATGTCAGCCTGTACTGCCCAGAACCAGGAGCTTCAGAGGAAGGTCTTACATCTTGAGAAGCAGAACCT GTCCCTCTTGGAGCAGCTGAAGAAACTCCAGGCCATTGTGGTCCAGTCCACCACCAAGTCAGCTCACACAGGCACTTGCATAGCG GTCCTGCTCTTCTCTTTCGCCCTCATCGTCCTCCCCTCCATCAGCCCTTTCGCCTCCAACAAAGCTGAGAGCCCCGGAGACTTCACACCTGTGCGAG TTTTCTCCAGAACTTTGCACAACGACGGTGCATCTCGAGTGGCCCCAGATGCTGCACCAAGCTCCGAGGCCCCAGGACCCTGGCCCGAGGCTGGTGTACTTCAGGAAGGGTCTCCAGGCAGCCCCGGGGGGTACTGGGGATCCCGGGACACGCCGTCTGTGGACAACTCGACAGAGGATCTAGACAACTCTACCCTGGTCCAGGGCACTGAGATGAAGGAGCTGGATCGGGCCACCCTGCTGGACTGTGCTCCACCTAAGCCAGCACTCAGCCCGGGACAAGTGGGGCTGGAGGCGGCAGGTGGGGAGCTGTGA
- the SIRT6 gene encoding NAD-dependent protein deacylase sirtuin-6 isoform X3 → MSVNYAAGLSPYADKGKCGLPEVFDPPEELEQKVWELAQLVWQSSNVVFHTGAGISTASGIPDFRGPHGVWTMEEQGLAPKFDTTFENARPTKTHMALVQLERVGLLRFLVSQNVDGLHVRSGFPRDKLAELHGNMFVEECVKCKTQYVRDAVVGSMGLKATGRLCTVAKSRGLRACRGELRDTILDWEDALPDRDLALADEASRNADLSVTLGTSLQIRPSGNLPLATKRRGGRLVIVNLQPTKHDRHADLRIHGYVDEVMTRLMKHLGLEIPAWDGPRVLELTLLLVSVLGGSPQGAESWAPDSGADLPFIAPPFSSGGLGRSILALNPDPGAHTPGTCSSPRPQPLTQDVLGRCGQALSGFQPKQELTLPPRPSYSPTPAYSKMAFIVPPRGKGGIATI, encoded by the exons GTCTTTGACCCCCCTGAGGAGTTGGAGCAGAAGGTGTGGGAGCTGGCGCAGCTAGTCTGGCAGTCCTCCAACGTGGTGTTCCACACAGGCGCGGGCATTAGCACCGCCTCAGGCATCCCCGACTTCAG GGGCCCCCATGGCGTCTGGACGATGGAGGAGCAGGGCCTGGCACCCAAGTTCGACACTACCTTCGAGAACGCGCGGCCCACGAAGACCCACATGGCACTGGTACAGCTGGAGCGCGTGGGCCTCCTCCGCTTCCTAGTCAGCCAGAACGTGGACGGGCTGCATGTGCGCTCCGGCTTCCCCAG GGACAAGTTGGCAGAGCTTCACGGAAACATGTTTGTAGAAGAATGTGTCAAGTGTAAGAC GCAGTACGTCCGGGACGCCGTCGTGGGCAGCATGGGCCTGAAGGCCACAGGCCGGCTCTGCACAGTGGCCAAGTCAAGGGGGCTGCGGGCCTGCAG GGGGGAGCTGAGAGACACCATCCTGGACTGGGAGGATGCCCTGCCTGACCGGGACCTGGCTCTCGCCGACGAGGCCAGCAG GAACGCGGACCTGTCCGTCACCCTGGGCACCTCCCTGCAAATCCGGCCTAGTGGGAACTTGCCACTGGCCACCAAACGCCGCGGAGGCCGGCTGGTCATCGTCAACCTTCAGCCCACCAAGCAT gacCGTCATGCCGACCTGCGTATCCACGGCTACGTAGATGAGGTCATGACCCGGCTCATGAAACACCTGGGCCTTGAGATCCCAGCCTGGGATGGCCCCCGCGTGCTGGAG cTCACTTTGTTACTTGTCTCTGTCCTTGGGGGGAGCCCTCAGGGCGCTGAGAGCTGGGCTCCAGACTCCGGGGCAGACTTGCCCTTCATTGCACCCCCCTTTAGCTCTGGGGGCCTGGGAAGGAGCATCCTCGCCCTAAACCCTGACCCTGGAGCTCACACCCCCggcacctgctcctcccccaggccccagcccctgaCTCAGGATGTTCTTGGGAGGTGTGGCCAGGCCCTCTCTGGTTTCCAGCCTAAACAGGAATTAACTCTGCCCCCCAGGCCCTCAtactccccaacccctgcctaCTCCAAAATGGCCTTCATAGTCCCTCCACGAGGGAAAGGAGGCATAGCCACCATTTAG
- the CREB3L3 gene encoding cyclic AMP-responsive element-binding protein 3-like protein 3 isoform X3 yields MDGDLAAGKMTSSTSPTGPIDSLELLDLLFDRQDGILRHVELGEDWGHVDDQQVLPGPDSDDFLNSILGSGDSVPNSPTWSPAGSDSGISEDLPSDPQDTPPRGGVAATPVSCHTTESGKELCLSYHPGPLYPTRHPGPVAHGLEASVAIDLAWSPGLHTEERAGPAGSPPRRSPTVKDLLLSGSGGATQHHLAAPHLLRPGTGHCQELVLTEDEKKLLAKEGITLPTQLPLTKYEERVLKKIRRKIRNKQSAQESRKKKKEYIDGLETRMSACTAQNQELQRKVLHLEKQNLSLLEQLKKLQAIVVQSTTKSAHTGTCIAVLLFSFALIVLPSISPFASNKAESPGDFTPVRVFSRTLHNDGASRVAPDAAPSSEAPGPWPEAGVLQEGSPGSPGGYWGSRDTPSVDNSTEDLDNSTLVQGTEMKELDRATLLDCAPPKPALSPGQVGLEAAGGEL; encoded by the exons ATGGATGGGGATTTAGCGGCTGGAAAG ATGACTTCCTCCACCAGTCCCACGGGCCCCATCGACAGCCTGGAGCTCTTGGATCTCCTGTTTGACAGGCAGGATGGCATCTTGAGACATGTAGAGCTGGGCGAGGACTGGGGCCACGTCGATGATCAG CAGGTCCTGCCAGGCCCGGACTCTGATGATTTCCTCAACTCCATTCTGGGTTCTGGAGATTCAGTGCCCAACTCCCCGACCTGGTCTCCTGCAGGCAGTGACAGTGGCATCTCAGAAGATCTGCCCTCTGACCCCCAAGACACCCCTCCACGTGGTGGGGTGGCTGCCACCCCAGTCAGCTGCCATACCACGGAGTCTGGCAAGGAGCTCTGCCTCTCCTACCATCCTGGGCCCCTCTACCCCACCAGGCACCCTGGGCCAGTAGCCCACGGGCTCGAGGCCTCCGTGGCCATAGACCTGG CGTGGAGCCCAGGACTGCACACCGAGGAGCGGGCTGGGCCGGCCGGCTCACCCCCGCGCCGCAGCCCCACGGTGAAGGACCTCCTGCTCTCCGGCAGCGGCGGGGCCACG CAACATCACCTGGCAGCCCCCCACCTGTTGCGACCTGGGACCGGGCACTGCCAGGAGCTGGTGCTGACGGAGGATGAGAAGAAGCTGCTGGCCAAAGAAGGCATCACCCTGCCCACACAGCTGCCCCTCACCAAG TATGAGGAACGAGTGCTGAAAAAAATTCGCCGGAAAATCCGAAACAAACAGTCGGCCCAAGAAAGCcggaaaaagaagaaggaatatATTGACGGCCTGGAAACTCG GATGTCAGCCTGTACTGCCCAGAACCAGGAGCTTCAGAGGAAGGTCTTACATCTTGAGAAGCAGAACCT GTCCCTCTTGGAGCAGCTGAAGAAACTCCAGGCCATTGTGGTCCAGTCCACCACCAAGTCAGCTCACACAGGCACTTGCATAGCG GTCCTGCTCTTCTCTTTCGCCCTCATCGTCCTCCCCTCCATCAGCCCTTTCGCCTCCAACAAAGCTGAGAGCCCCGGAGACTTCACACCTGTGCGAG TTTTCTCCAGAACTTTGCACAACGACGGTGCATCTCGAGTGGCCCCAGATGCTGCACCAAGCTCCGAGGCCCCAGGACCCTGGCCCGAGGCTGGTGTACTTCAGGAAGGGTCTCCAGGCAGCCCCGGGGGGTACTGGGGATCCCGGGACACGCCGTCTGTGGACAACTCGACAGAGGATCTAGACAACTCTACCCTGGTCCAGGGCACTGAGATGAAGGAGCTGGATCGGGCCACCCTGCTGGACTGTGCTCCACCTAAGCCAGCACTCAGCCCGGGACAAGTGGGGCTGGAGGCGGCAGGTGGGGAGCTGTGA
- the SIRT6 gene encoding NAD-dependent protein deacylase sirtuin-6 isoform X1, translating into MSVNYAAGLSPYADKGKCGLPEVFDPPEELEQKVWELAQLVWQSSNVVFHTGAGISTASGIPDFRGPHGVWTMEEQGLAPKFDTTFENARPTKTHMALVQLERVGLLRFLVSQNVDGLHVRSGFPRDKLAELHGNMFVEECVKCKTQYVRDAVVGSMGLKATGRLCTVAKSRGLRACRGELRDTILDWEDALPDRDLALADEASRNADLSVTLGTSLQIRPSGNLPLATKRRGGRLVIVNLQPTKHDRHADLRIHGYVDEVMTRLMKHLGLEIPAWDGPRVLERALPPLPRPPAPKLEPKEETPAQHNGPAPASPKQEPTVEPSAQHNGSGPASPKRERLDSPVPHRPPKRVKAEVVSS; encoded by the exons GTCTTTGACCCCCCTGAGGAGTTGGAGCAGAAGGTGTGGGAGCTGGCGCAGCTAGTCTGGCAGTCCTCCAACGTGGTGTTCCACACAGGCGCGGGCATTAGCACCGCCTCAGGCATCCCCGACTTCAG GGGCCCCCATGGCGTCTGGACGATGGAGGAGCAGGGCCTGGCACCCAAGTTCGACACTACCTTCGAGAACGCGCGGCCCACGAAGACCCACATGGCACTGGTACAGCTGGAGCGCGTGGGCCTCCTCCGCTTCCTAGTCAGCCAGAACGTGGACGGGCTGCATGTGCGCTCCGGCTTCCCCAG GGACAAGTTGGCAGAGCTTCACGGAAACATGTTTGTAGAAGAATGTGTCAAGTGTAAGAC GCAGTACGTCCGGGACGCCGTCGTGGGCAGCATGGGCCTGAAGGCCACAGGCCGGCTCTGCACAGTGGCCAAGTCAAGGGGGCTGCGGGCCTGCAG GGGGGAGCTGAGAGACACCATCCTGGACTGGGAGGATGCCCTGCCTGACCGGGACCTGGCTCTCGCCGACGAGGCCAGCAG GAACGCGGACCTGTCCGTCACCCTGGGCACCTCCCTGCAAATCCGGCCTAGTGGGAACTTGCCACTGGCCACCAAACGCCGCGGAGGCCGGCTGGTCATCGTCAACCTTCAGCCCACCAAGCAT gacCGTCATGCCGACCTGCGTATCCACGGCTACGTAGATGAGGTCATGACCCGGCTCATGAAACACCTGGGCCTTGAGATCCCAGCCTGGGATGGCCCCCGCGTGCTGGAGAGGGCGCTGCCGCCCCTGCCCCGCCCGCCAGCCCCCAAGCTGGAGCCCAAGGAGGAGACCCCCGCCCAGCACAACGGCCCAGCGCCTGCCAGCCCCAAGCAGGAGCCCACAGTGGAGCCCTCTGCCCAGCACAACGGCTCTGGGCCCGCCAGCCCCAAAAGGGAGCGGCTGGACAGTCCTGTCCCCCACAGGCCCCCCAAAAGAGTGAAGGCGGAGGTGGTTTCCAGCTGA
- the SIRT6 gene encoding NAD-dependent protein deacylase sirtuin-6 isoform X2: MEEQGLAPKFDTTFENARPTKTHMALVQLERVGLLRFLVSQNVDGLHVRSGFPRDKLAELHGNMFVEECVKCKTQYVRDAVVGSMGLKATGRLCTVAKSRGLRACRGELRDTILDWEDALPDRDLALADEASRNADLSVTLGTSLQIRPSGNLPLATKRRGGRLVIVNLQPTKHDRHADLRIHGYVDEVMTRLMKHLGLEIPAWDGPRVLERALPPLPRPPAPKLEPKEETPAQHNGPAPASPKQEPTVEPSAQHNGSGPASPKRERLDSPVPHRPPKRVKAEVVSS, encoded by the exons ATGGAGGAGCAGGGCCTGGCACCCAAGTTCGACACTACCTTCGAGAACGCGCGGCCCACGAAGACCCACATGGCACTGGTACAGCTGGAGCGCGTGGGCCTCCTCCGCTTCCTAGTCAGCCAGAACGTGGACGGGCTGCATGTGCGCTCCGGCTTCCCCAG GGACAAGTTGGCAGAGCTTCACGGAAACATGTTTGTAGAAGAATGTGTCAAGTGTAAGAC GCAGTACGTCCGGGACGCCGTCGTGGGCAGCATGGGCCTGAAGGCCACAGGCCGGCTCTGCACAGTGGCCAAGTCAAGGGGGCTGCGGGCCTGCAG GGGGGAGCTGAGAGACACCATCCTGGACTGGGAGGATGCCCTGCCTGACCGGGACCTGGCTCTCGCCGACGAGGCCAGCAG GAACGCGGACCTGTCCGTCACCCTGGGCACCTCCCTGCAAATCCGGCCTAGTGGGAACTTGCCACTGGCCACCAAACGCCGCGGAGGCCGGCTGGTCATCGTCAACCTTCAGCCCACCAAGCAT gacCGTCATGCCGACCTGCGTATCCACGGCTACGTAGATGAGGTCATGACCCGGCTCATGAAACACCTGGGCCTTGAGATCCCAGCCTGGGATGGCCCCCGCGTGCTGGAGAGGGCGCTGCCGCCCCTGCCCCGCCCGCCAGCCCCCAAGCTGGAGCCCAAGGAGGAGACCCCCGCCCAGCACAACGGCCCAGCGCCTGCCAGCCCCAAGCAGGAGCCCACAGTGGAGCCCTCTGCCCAGCACAACGGCTCTGGGCCCGCCAGCCCCAAAAGGGAGCGGCTGGACAGTCCTGTCCCCCACAGGCCCCCCAAAAGAGTGAAGGCGGAGGTGGTTTCCAGCTGA